A genomic stretch from bacterium includes:
- a CDS encoding helix-turn-helix domain-containing protein, with product MPPRKPDPKADSLRQQGCLHPHPEKVSDELFRSTEFFDPRDFLQVKYEMLRRVRVDGHTVSQAAASFGLSRPSFYRAQEVYEEGGLPALLPRKPGPRRAHKLSEEIVEALRNALDQEPDSDAATLAAWVKKRFGISTHPRSIERALARQEKKRQP from the coding sequence ATGCCACCACGCAAACCCGACCCCAAGGCCGATTCCCTCCGCCAGCAAGGCTGTCTCCATCCTCACCCGGAGAAGGTCTCGGACGAGTTGTTCCGTTCCACCGAGTTCTTCGACCCTCGGGACTTCCTGCAGGTCAAATACGAGATGCTGCGCCGTGTCCGGGTGGACGGGCACACGGTGAGCCAGGCCGCGGCAAGCTTCGGACTATCGCGTCCGTCCTTCTATCGCGCTCAGGAGGTCTACGAAGAGGGTGGGCTGCCCGCGTTGCTGCCAAGAAAGCCGGGCCCGCGCCGGGCCCACAAGTTGTCCGAAGAGATCGTCGAAGCCCTGCGCAACGCGCTGGATCAGGAGCCGGACTCAGACGCAGCGACCCTGGCCGCGTGGGTCAAGAAACGCTTTGGCATCTCAACTCATCCACGCAGCATCGAACGAGCTCTGGCTCGCCAGGAAAAAAAACGCCAGCCATGA
- a CDS encoding recombinase family protein: MSGNTHQKVTPDHLRRDAYLYVRQSTVRQVFENTESTRRQYALRERAVAMGWPIERVIVIDSDLGQSGASSVDREGFQKLVGEVGMGRAGIVLGLEVSRLARNSTDWHRLLEICALTDTLILDEDGIYSPSDFNDRLLLGLKGTMSEAELHVMRARLRGGILNQARRGALQTPLPVGLLYDPDGNVVLDPDAQVQRSFEHLFETFERTGTASATVKHFREQGLRFPRRPRYGPHKGALLWESLLHWRVLRVLHNPRYAGAFCFGRTHTRKRVDGTVEIKSLPREEWTALLLDAHPGYITWDQFEANRRQLRGNAQAHGSERRKSPPREGPALMQGLVVCGLCGNRITVRYHTRKGEQWPEYVCQRKAIDTATRKCQQIPGAGIDRAIGELLVEAVTPVTLEVALKVQAELDVRIHEADALRGQRVERARQESDLARRRFIEVDPGNRLVADVLEAEWNEKLRGLHDAQEECERRRQEDHQRISDEQRKEILALAADFPRLWNDPKTPQRERKRMVRLLIEDVTLTKGDVIILGVRFRGGATRQLELPTPPTAWEMRQTSKQVVAEIDTLLDDHTEAEIAKILNDRGRVSGEGKRFHARIVARIRRGYQMRTRYDRLRNAGMLTVDEMADLLGVSTATVKTWRSHGLLRAHAYTDKNECLYEHPGEDPPVKAQGLKLSERPPLPNVVPNGTNEVQCEA, from the coding sequence ATGAGCGGGAATACCCACCAGAAGGTGACCCCGGACCATCTGCGACGCGATGCATACCTGTACGTTCGCCAATCGACCGTGCGCCAGGTCTTCGAGAATACCGAGAGTACGAGGCGTCAGTACGCATTGCGGGAGCGCGCGGTGGCGATGGGATGGCCCATCGAGCGAGTGATCGTGATCGACTCCGACCTGGGGCAGTCCGGAGCCTCGAGTGTCGACCGAGAGGGTTTTCAGAAGCTCGTCGGCGAGGTCGGCATGGGCCGAGCCGGGATCGTGCTCGGCCTGGAGGTTTCGCGGCTGGCGCGCAACTCCACCGATTGGCACCGACTGTTGGAGATCTGTGCGCTGACGGACACGCTGATTCTTGACGAGGACGGGATCTATAGCCCGAGTGATTTCAACGACCGTCTGTTGCTTGGCCTCAAGGGCACGATGAGCGAGGCAGAGCTGCACGTGATGCGGGCGCGACTGCGTGGCGGCATTCTGAACCAGGCACGCCGAGGTGCGCTACAAACCCCGCTACCCGTCGGCCTGCTGTACGATCCGGATGGCAACGTGGTGCTCGATCCCGATGCCCAGGTCCAGCGGAGCTTCGAACACCTGTTCGAGACCTTCGAGCGCACGGGTACGGCTTCAGCGACGGTCAAGCATTTCCGCGAGCAAGGTCTACGATTTCCGCGCCGGCCACGCTACGGGCCACACAAGGGAGCGCTGCTGTGGGAGTCGCTGCTGCACTGGCGTGTCCTGAGGGTGCTGCACAACCCTCGCTATGCCGGCGCGTTCTGTTTCGGCCGGACCCACACGCGCAAGCGCGTCGACGGCACCGTCGAGATCAAGTCACTTCCGCGGGAGGAGTGGACCGCACTATTGCTCGACGCACACCCGGGGTACATCACCTGGGATCAATTCGAGGCCAATCGGAGACAGCTACGGGGCAATGCACAGGCCCACGGCTCCGAGCGACGCAAGAGTCCACCGCGCGAAGGACCAGCATTGATGCAGGGCCTGGTCGTCTGCGGCCTGTGTGGCAATCGGATTACTGTCCGCTATCACACGCGCAAGGGTGAGCAGTGGCCCGAGTACGTTTGCCAGCGCAAGGCCATCGACACCGCGACACGAAAATGCCAGCAGATCCCGGGCGCGGGTATCGATCGGGCCATCGGCGAATTACTCGTGGAGGCGGTTACCCCCGTGACCCTGGAGGTAGCCTTGAAAGTCCAGGCAGAGCTCGATGTGCGGATCCATGAGGCCGATGCTCTACGGGGCCAGCGCGTGGAACGAGCACGACAGGAGAGTGATCTGGCCCGACGCCGCTTCATCGAAGTCGATCCAGGCAATCGCCTCGTGGCGGATGTCCTCGAGGCCGAGTGGAACGAAAAGCTGCGTGGGCTGCATGATGCACAAGAGGAGTGCGAGCGACGTCGGCAGGAAGATCACCAACGGATCAGCGACGAGCAACGGAAAGAGATCCTCGCCCTGGCTGCCGATTTCCCAAGGCTATGGAACGATCCGAAGACGCCTCAACGTGAACGCAAACGCATGGTGCGGTTACTCATCGAGGACGTCACACTGACGAAAGGCGATGTGATTATCCTCGGTGTCCGCTTTCGCGGCGGCGCGACACGACAGCTCGAGCTGCCCACTCCGCCAACAGCATGGGAGATGCGTCAAACATCGAAGCAGGTTGTCGCCGAGATTGATACCCTACTCGATGATCATACCGAGGCCGAGATCGCGAAGATCCTCAACGACAGGGGTCGTGTATCGGGAGAAGGTAAACGCTTCCACGCTCGCATCGTGGCGCGAATACGTCGCGGCTATCAGATGAGGACGAGGTATGATCGCCTGCGAAATGCGGGCATGCTCACCGTCGACGAAATGGCTGACTTACTTGGTGTATCAACCGCGACCGTGAAAACATGGCGTAGCCATGGACTGTTGCGGGCCCATGCCTACACAGACAAGAACGAGTGCTTGTACGAACATCCCGGCGAGGACCCGCCGGTCAAAGCCCAGGGCCTAAAACTCTCAGAACGACCCCCTTTACCCAACGTCGTACCGAACGGTACCAATGAGGTGCAGTGTGAAGCATAG